DNA from Terriglobales bacterium:
AATAGATGGTGATTGGAGACTTGTCCTTACGAGCAGTATTTAGGAAAGTGTCCTGAATATTCTGCGCCGGCTTCGTTTCCATTGCCGATCTCTCCTTGATCCAGAACCAGATTGGGCCTGCAACAGCCCCTCCAAGATAGAACCCGACCGGAGGTCTTGGCAAATGGGAAACACACAGGATGGCGGTGGCGGTTGCTGTTCCATTGCCATGCTGCGACGTGCATCATGAAGTGCAGCCGTTCAGATGCGGGTTGGACCACGTATTACCATAGCGGTTCTGTTTCCGCGGCAACACCGCCATTCCAGCGAAGTTGCGCCGTGAAACGACGCGTTGACCACGCATCGGTGCACGCCAGTAAAGCATCTATATAGGCGGATAAAAGTGGTGAAAAAAGATTTTTGCTGGAGGCAAGATTATGAGATTGGTTTTAACTTTCCTGCTGCTTGGTGGATTGTCATTCGCTCAGGCGCAGTCGAACGGCAATGCAGGCAACGCGCAGGCGCAGATGGCCATGCGCCCCGGTCCGAATGCTGATCAGGATCGTATCGCGAAAGAGGTTCGTCATGAGCTGGTGATGCTCCCGTACTACTCTATCTTTGACGATCTGGAGTTCACGGTGAACGGCGACACGGTTACGCTGCTCGGCTCGGTGACCCGGCCCACCTTGAAGAGCGACGCGGAGAACGTGGTCAAGAAGGTAGAAGGTGTGAACAAGGTAAATAATGAGATCAAGGTGTTGCCGCCTTCTCCCAACGACGATCGCATTCGCATGGAAGTTGCGCGCGCAATCTCGCGCCAAAGCAGTTTGTACCGTTACTTCATGGGGGCGGTCGGATCGATCCACATCATCGTGGACAATGGCCATGTGACGCTGAAGGGCTTTGTCGACAATCAGGCTGACGACACTCAGGCGAAGCTGGCTGCGAATCAAGTGCCGGGCGTCTTCTCGGTTACCGACGACCTGCAGGTCACGAATCAAAAAGAGCGGTAAGCAGAACTAAATGAAAATACGGGTCCGCACGGTTAACGCGGACGCACAAGCAGGCGACAGCAACTCTGGCGTAAGCCAACAGGAGCTGTCGCCTTTTGCATCACCTAAGTAGGTCGGTCTATCGACACACCGCAACGGAATGCGCTACGGCAGAGATGTTGCACCTCGAATCGACGATTACGGCATCATCGGCGACTGCCGTTCCGCAGCTCTGATTTCCCGTCACGGATCCCTCGACTGGCTCTGCTGGCCCTGGTTCGACAGTCCTTCACTGTTCGCGGCAATTCTCGATACGGAAAAAGGCGGCTTTTGGCGCATTGCGCCTGCGGGCGAGTACAGCTCGACGCGACGATATCTTCCGGGCACCAACGTTCTGGAAACCGAGTTTCAGACCAGGACCGGAACGCTGCGCCTGCTCGACTGCATGCCCGTATATGACACGTCATATGAGCGACAGCACATGATCGCCGACCGCGAGGTTCTCCGGGTTATCGAGTGCGTAGAAGGAGAGGTCAAGCTCGACGGCATCTATGCTCCAGCTCCGAAATATGGAAAGTGCTCTTGCAGATGGACTCATAGCCGCAGCCTGGGAATTCGCGTTGAGTTTCGCGGAGGAGCGGTTTGGTTTCGCAGCGATCTAGATTGGCACTTCGATGACCACTATGCCGTGTGTAACGACACACTCAAGGCGGGCGAGCGCAAGTACTGCTCGATGGTCTTCATGGAGCACGGACCTGCGGTGCTCTCGCCGTTAGGCCAGTGGTCCGACGCCTCGCTGCAGCAGACCATCGGCTGGTGGAAGCGCTGGTCCGATCGCTGCGCCTATGAAGGACCATTTCGGGAATACGTCGTCCGCAGTGCGCTGGCGCTGAAGCTGCTCAACTTTGCGCCATCGGGAGCGATTGTCGCTGCGCCAACCGCTTCTCTGCCGGAGCGTTTGGGCGGCAATCTCAATTGGGATTACCGATACTGCTGGATGCGCGACGCCTCCATGACCGCAACCGCATTCCTTGGCCTCGGTTATAAGGACGAGGCTGAGGCCTTCATCGAATGGCTGCTGCATTCCACGCATCTGACCCAGCCCCGTCTTGCCGTCATGTACAGCGTCTACGGACTTCGAGCCCAGCAAGAGCGCGAACTGGATTACTGGCAGGGTTATCGCGAGTCGCGCCCGGTGCGCGTAGGCAATGGCGCGCGCGACCAACTGCAGCTCGATGTCTACGGCGAGGTCATTTCGGCGACTTCGCAGCTCGATGAGAGCAGCAAATGCATCGACCGAGCCAGTGCCAGAGTGCTCCGCGGGCTGGGAAAATACGTACGCAAGCACTGGATGCTTCCCGATAAGGGAATCTGGGAGCCGCGCACTCCTGATATGCATCATACCCACTCCAAGCTGATGTGCTGGGTGGCGATGAACAAGCTGCTGCGTCTGCATGAGACCGGCTTGCTCAAAGATCTGGAATATGACGAGGTGAAGCAGACTCGGGACCAGATGCGGCAAGAGATCGAATCACGAGGCTGGAATGAGGAGCTGCAGACCTACACAGCCATCTATGACGGCAGGGAAGTGGATGCCAGCCTACTGCTCTTTCCCAAACACGAATTCGCGTCGGCAGATTCGCCACGGCTGCAAACCACTTACGCGAGAATTCGCGAGAAGCTCAGCGCCGGTCCTGGATTGCTCTATCGCTACCGCGACGATCTAAGCCCAGGCGAAGGAGCGTTCGGAATTTGCTGCTTCTGGGCGGCAGAGTTTCTTGCCTTGGGCGGCGGCACGCTGGAAGAAGCGGAGGAGGAGTTTCGTTGCGTGCTTCAGTACGCCAACGATCTGGGATTGTACGGAGAAGAGATCGATCCGGCGACTGGCGACATTCTGGGAAATTTCCCGCAAGGTTTCACCCATATCGGGCTGATTAACACCGCGCTGACGATCGCCGAACGGCAGGCGCGCGAATCCAAATCAAAGAATGCGGCATGATTATGCAGATTCATTGGGGAGACTGGATATTCTGGGGCTTTGTCGCCACTCTTGCCCTGGTGGTGACCGAGAGCATTGCCCAGGGACTCGGCCTCACCCGGCTAAACCTGCCACTCATTTTGGGCGCAGGTTTCACTCCCGACCGCGATCGGGCGCGTGCTCTGGGCATTGGACTGCACATCCTGATGGGTTGGGCTTTCTCCTTCTTTTATGTGATCGCCATGAACATGCTGGGCGGCCCGAACTGGTATCGAGGAACTCTGATTGGGCTCTGCCATGCCTTGTTCATCTGCGTGATCGGCTGGCAGGCGCTGCCCGGCATCCATCCCCGCATGGCCAGCGAAACACACGGCCCAACTTCTGCGCGGATGCTCGAGCCTCCCGGATTCATGGGGCTCAACTATGGCGTGAGCACTCCCATCGCTGTGTTCGTCACGCATGCGATCTTTGGGGCGATTCTGGGCGTCTTTTATCACTGATCATTTCCGAATCGGGAAGACAGCAATGAGGATGGAGCTTTGCCTCAACTCAGCTCGAAGGACTAAGAGGGATTAAGTAGGGCAAGTTTAGAGTCACAGGATGCCATTCCGATATGAGAGGATGTTCGAGAAATGAGCCATCAACGTCCCCGAGTTCTCAGTATTGATGACAACAAGATGCTCAACCTCATGCGCCAGAAGGTGCTTGGCATCAGCGGCTTCGATTGTGACCTTGCCTACACCGCTGAGCAAGCGCTCGCCATGGTGATTACTTCTCATTACGACGCAATCCTTCTTGACTACTATCTGCCTGGTACCACCGGCTTGAGCGTGGCGCAAACCATCAAAACCATTCGTCCGGGTCCGCCGGTGATCCTGGTTACCGGAGAAGAATTGCTGGAACGCAGCAATGCGATTCACAGCTACATCGTAAAGGGTGAAGGTCCCGAGGTTCTGCTAGACAAACTGAAAGCAGCAATTGGCCAGCGCCGCGAAGTCAAGAGCATGCAGGCTGTCGCAAGCTGGTGAGAAGCGCAACGCGTCCATTCTGACGCAATGCCCATTAGCAGCCTGCGACTCTCGTTCCTTAGTTGCTGCCAATTGCCATAGCGGCGAACCCGTAAACACGGCAGGTTGCGGGCATATTGGTCGGCGAGTCGCGAGATAGAAGTGCACTGGTTCGACACTGTTTCTACGCGGCTCCCGCCGCTGATGTCCTTCCGGCTTGGCGCCGCAGAAACTGCAATGTCGTTTCGTTGAACTCCTCGACTTTTTCGTAAAACGGTGCGTGTGAGCACTCTTCGAAAATCACAATCTCGGAATTGCGAATCGCTTTCGTCATTTGATCGGCAAACCGAATCGAGGTGACCGTGTCGTACCGTCCGAACGTTATTTGTGTCGGCGCGGTGATCTGCGAAAGCTGTGCCTCGACATCGTGCGTAATCACCGCGTTCGATTGCTTGTGGAATGATTCCACCGGCTGGGCAGGCCGCGATCGCGCAAAATCGGCGAGCGATTCAATGTACTCCGGCCTGGCGGCATAGAGTTCAGGAGTGAAGCACCACGGAAAGATCGCCTGGATGAGCGTTTCAGATACGCTGGCGAGTGCCTTCGCCGTGGTCTGCCAGCTCTCAAGTACGGTCTTCAGGAAAAGATCCGTTTTGGGCCAGCAGCTGTGCACCGAGAGCGACAGCACTTTCGCCGGGTATTTTGCTGCCAGCCACAGCCCCACCGCCCCTCCCATAGATAGGCCAGTCACGTGTGCTCTCTGTAAGCCGATGGCCTGCATGAACCCTGCTATGTCGTCTGCGAGCGTCTCAGTCGAATACTCGCCGGCAGGATCGTCGGATTCCCCAGTGCCTCTTAGGTCAATGGAGATGCAGGTGAAATGCGCAGCGTAATTCTGAACCTGAAACGCATAACAGGCGTGATCGGCTGCGAGGTGAGGAATGAGGATCAGAGGTTCGCCGGATCCTTGCTCCTCATAGTTGAATGTGATGTTGCGGGCCGAAACCTTGGGCATGGATATTCTCCTTACAATCGGCGGCGCTGGCCCTGAGTTGTCGGGCGCATTATGACTCCAAATGCCCCTGCTCGTACTGAAAAATGGCGATCTCAAAGCGTCCCCACCCATCAAAAAGTGGGGATGAGTGGGGGCTCGCTCAACCGAATCGGTCTCGGTCGCATGAAAGACTTTCGAATTTCGAAATCGCTTACGCTCCAGTTGAAGTGCCCTGAAAGTTCAGTGCGACGTTCTTGAAGTCTATTTCGTCGAGAACACTAGCGTTGTTTGCATTCTCGTGGGTTTCGAGAGCAGGTCCATTTTGGGCGACGCTGGACGCCAATCTCTCATGTGACAATTTCGCCGGCGCCGTAACCACTTCCTTGTTGTTTTGGATAAACGCAACTTGCACGTTTGGTCCATTTCCGGTCCACTCCACCTTGTAAGTTCCGGGTTTTAACTGTTGATTAGCGACGAGCGTCGCCGATTGGATCTCGATGTTCTTGCTGTTCTTGGTTGCCGCGAGTGAGACAAGCGGAGCCGACAGCATAAACGAGAGCAGAAGTATCAGATTCGTTTTCATAAAGGATTCGCTCCTATAAATCTTTCCTACTTATGTAGACGCGTCTGAACGTAAAAACGCGACCCAACCTGCTGATGCATGCTCATGTGGGATA
Protein-coding regions in this window:
- a CDS encoding response regulator; amino-acid sequence: MSHQRPRVLSIDDNKMLNLMRQKVLGISGFDCDLAYTAEQALAMVITSHYDAILLDYYLPGTTGLSVAQTIKTIRPGPPVILVTGEELLERSNAIHSYIVKGEGPEVLLDKLKAAIGQRREVKSMQAVASW
- a CDS encoding glycoside hydrolase family 15 protein gives rise to the protein MRYGRDVAPRIDDYGIIGDCRSAALISRHGSLDWLCWPWFDSPSLFAAILDTEKGGFWRIAPAGEYSSTRRYLPGTNVLETEFQTRTGTLRLLDCMPVYDTSYERQHMIADREVLRVIECVEGEVKLDGIYAPAPKYGKCSCRWTHSRSLGIRVEFRGGAVWFRSDLDWHFDDHYAVCNDTLKAGERKYCSMVFMEHGPAVLSPLGQWSDASLQQTIGWWKRWSDRCAYEGPFREYVVRSALALKLLNFAPSGAIVAAPTASLPERLGGNLNWDYRYCWMRDASMTATAFLGLGYKDEAEAFIEWLLHSTHLTQPRLAVMYSVYGLRAQQERELDYWQGYRESRPVRVGNGARDQLQLDVYGEVISATSQLDESSKCIDRASARVLRGLGKYVRKHWMLPDKGIWEPRTPDMHHTHSKLMCWVAMNKLLRLHETGLLKDLEYDEVKQTRDQMRQEIESRGWNEELQTYTAIYDGREVDASLLLFPKHEFASADSPRLQTTYARIREKLSAGPGLLYRYRDDLSPGEGAFGICCFWAAEFLALGGGTLEEAEEEFRCVLQYANDLGLYGEEIDPATGDILGNFPQGFTHIGLINTALTIAERQARESKSKNAA
- a CDS encoding alpha/beta hydrolase, with the protein product MPKVSARNITFNYEEQGSGEPLILIPHLAADHACYAFQVQNYAAHFTCISIDLRGTGESDDPAGEYSTETLADDIAGFMQAIGLQRAHVTGLSMGGAVGLWLAAKYPAKVLSLSVHSCWPKTDLFLKTVLESWQTTAKALASVSETLIQAIFPWCFTPELYAARPEYIESLADFARSRPAQPVESFHKQSNAVITHDVEAQLSQITAPTQITFGRYDTVTSIRFADQMTKAIRNSEIVIFEECSHAPFYEKVEEFNETTLQFLRRQAGRTSAAGAA
- a CDS encoding BON domain-containing protein gives rise to the protein MRLVLTFLLLGGLSFAQAQSNGNAGNAQAQMAMRPGPNADQDRIAKEVRHELVMLPYYSIFDDLEFTVNGDTVTLLGSVTRPTLKSDAENVVKKVEGVNKVNNEIKVLPPSPNDDRIRMEVARAISRQSSLYRYFMGAVGSIHIIVDNGHVTLKGFVDNQADDTQAKLAANQVPGVFSVTDDLQVTNQKER